The proteins below are encoded in one region of Bdellovibrio bacteriovorus:
- a CDS encoding GNAT family N-acetyltransferase: MKLYAEYLKERRNRNMVLIPDIAFATYEINGDECYIVDVYVTPEERHKHHATNLGNKIAEIAKEAGCKYLKGSVDLEDGTNGAALPGLLNWGYRVVHAQNNIIILKKDLADG, from the coding sequence ATGAAACTGTATGCCGAATATCTTAAAGAACGTCGCAACCGCAATATGGTTTTGATTCCTGATATTGCTTTTGCAACCTATGAGATTAACGGCGACGAGTGCTATATCGTCGATGTTTACGTCACTCCCGAAGAGCGGCACAAGCATCATGCAACCAACCTTGGCAACAAAATCGCCGAAATAGCAAAAGAAGCCGGGTGTAAATATCTCAAAGGCTCAGTGGACCTTGAGGACGGTACGAACGGCGCGGCTTTGCCGGGGCTTTTAAATTGGGGCTACCGCGTGGTTCACGCACAAAACAATATCATCATTTTGAAAAAGGACCTCGCGGATGGGTGA